The following are encoded together in the Malaya genurostris strain Urasoe2022 chromosome 3, Malgen_1.1, whole genome shotgun sequence genome:
- the LOC131436262 gene encoding BET1 homolog, producing MRRSQGYAYQPLAQNPGPSGLGNQNHDALEEENERMADELKGKIGALKSLTIDIGNEVRYQDKLLRGIDEDMDRTGGFMSNTITRVVRLGKGGHRSYMCYMFL from the coding sequence ATGCGACGTTCTCAGGGCTATGCATATCAACCGCTAGCCCAGAACCCTGGTCCTAGCGGTCTGGGTAATCAAAATCACGATGCACTAGAGGAAGAAAATGAGCGGATGGCCGATGAACTCAAAGGTAAAATTGGTGCACTTAAATCACTCACAATCGACATTGGAAACGAAGTGCGGTATCAGGATAAGTTACTACGAGGAATCGATGAGGATATGGACAGGACAGGAGGGTTCATGTCCAATACAATCACACGGGTTGTTCGGTTAGGAAAGGGAGGACATAGGAGCTATATGTGCTACATGTTCTTGTGA